The Devosia sp. YIM 151766 genome includes a region encoding these proteins:
- a CDS encoding cobyrinate a,c-diamide synthase, producing MAKGLIIAAPRSGSGKTLVTLGLLAALRRRGLAVAPAKTGPDFIDPVFLGQAAGREAINLDPWAMQADQNRALAAQHAAGADLLLVEGVMGLFDAAADGHGSTADLAENLDLPVVLVVDADKQSQSVAPLVAGFANWRSNVQVSGIILNRVASARHERMLVAALRATGLPLLGAIPRRQELLIPERHLGLVLPNEISEFQNFLDMAAESIGDFIDLAAFERLARPVPPPEAEPRALPPLGQRIAIARDAAFAFLYRHLLEGWRAAGAELSFFSPLADEGPAPDADAVFLPGGYPELHGASLAAATGFKSALIAARDRNALIYGECGGFMVLGDALLDQHGTSHAMAGLLPTITRMDRPKRVLGYRRLLHDSPLPWPPGLNGHEFHYSSAKQSGLPPLFEALDAENVRQLPMGAVLGRVMGSYAHVIAVVSN from the coding sequence CTAAGGGACTGATTATCGCCGCGCCGCGCTCCGGTTCCGGCAAGACGCTGGTGACGCTCGGCCTCTTGGCCGCCCTGCGCCGCCGGGGCCTGGCCGTTGCGCCCGCCAAGACCGGGCCGGATTTCATCGACCCGGTGTTTCTCGGTCAGGCCGCCGGGCGCGAGGCGATCAATCTCGACCCCTGGGCCATGCAAGCGGATCAGAATCGGGCCCTGGCGGCCCAGCATGCCGCCGGCGCCGACCTGCTCCTCGTCGAAGGTGTGATGGGCCTGTTCGATGCCGCCGCCGATGGCCATGGCTCCACCGCCGATCTGGCGGAAAATCTTGACCTGCCGGTGGTTCTCGTCGTCGATGCCGACAAGCAGAGTCAATCGGTCGCGCCTCTCGTTGCCGGTTTTGCCAATTGGCGCAGCAATGTGCAGGTGTCCGGCATCATCCTCAACCGCGTCGCCTCCGCCCGGCACGAGCGCATGCTGGTCGCAGCGCTCAGGGCTACAGGCCTACCGCTGCTCGGCGCCATTCCCCGGCGTCAGGAACTGCTGATCCCCGAGCGGCATCTCGGCCTGGTCCTGCCGAACGAGATTTCAGAATTTCAGAATTTCCTGGATATGGCGGCCGAAAGCATCGGTGACTTCATCGATCTTGCCGCTTTTGAGCGCCTGGCGAGGCCGGTCCCCCCGCCGGAGGCGGAGCCGCGTGCCCTGCCACCGCTCGGTCAACGCATCGCCATTGCCCGCGACGCGGCTTTCGCCTTTCTTTACCGGCACCTGCTGGAGGGTTGGCGCGCTGCCGGCGCCGAACTCAGCTTCTTTTCACCGCTGGCCGATGAAGGCCCGGCGCCCGATGCCGACGCCGTCTTCCTGCCCGGCGGCTATCCCGAACTCCATGGCGCCAGCCTCGCCGCTGCGACCGGCTTCAAATCGGCTCTGATTGCCGCCCGCGACCGGAACGCGCTGATCTATGGCGAATGCGGCGGCTTCATGGTCCTGGGCGACGCCCTGCTTGACCAGCATGGCACCAGCCACGCCATGGCCGGCCTCTTGCCCACCATCACCCGGATGGACCGGCCCAAACGCGTTCTCGGTTACCGACGCTTGCTGCATGACAGCCCCTTGCCCTGGCCGCCGGGCTTGAACGGTCACGAATTTCACTATTCCTCGGCCAAGCAATCCGGCCTGCCGCCGCTCTTTGAGGCGCTGGATGCCGAAAATGTGCGGCAATTGCCCATGGGCGCCGTGCTCGGCCGCGTTATGGGCTCTTACGCCCATGTCATTGCCGTCGTCTCGAATTGA
- a CDS encoding cobyric acid synthase, whose product MAKALMFMGTGSDVGKSLIVAGLCRVLSNRGLSVAPFKPQNMSNNAAVTEDGGEIGRAQALQARAARRPPLTAMNPVLLKPEGETGSQVVVRGQRRASLSARQYWTDRAQLLPEVLAAFHDLARNADYLLVEGAGSASEVNLRPGDIANFGFARAATVPVILIGDIHRGGVIASIVGTLAVVDPDDAALIRASLINKFFGDPALFESGKAFLERRTGLPCFGPVPHFAAAASLPAEDALALETYSGGQGSFHIAVPRLPRIANFDDLDPLRAEPGVTLTLVQPGDPIPRHADLVLLPGSKATRADLAALRANGWDIDILAHHRAGGMVLGICGGYQMLGRTIADPDGIEGQPGTSAGLGLLDVDTVLAPTKHLRTETAIHVASGEALTGYHMHMGVTQGPDRARPFARVGHEPEGAVGADGRVMGTYLHGLFAADGFRRAFLGHAASADLAYEAGIETALDGLAAHLEKHLDIDKLLALATQVEV is encoded by the coding sequence ATGGCCAAGGCATTGATGTTCATGGGCACCGGCTCGGATGTGGGCAAGTCGCTGATCGTCGCCGGGCTGTGCCGCGTCCTCAGCAATCGCGGACTGTCCGTCGCCCCCTTCAAGCCGCAGAACATGAGCAATAATGCCGCCGTCACCGAAGATGGCGGCGAGATCGGCCGGGCCCAGGCGCTGCAGGCCCGCGCCGCGCGCCGTCCGCCGCTCACCGCCATGAACCCGGTCCTGCTCAAGCCCGAGGGCGAAACCGGCTCGCAAGTCGTGGTGCGCGGCCAACGGCGCGCCAGCCTGTCCGCCCGGCAATATTGGACCGACCGGGCCCAATTGCTGCCCGAAGTGCTCGCTGCCTTCCATGACCTGGCCCGCAATGCCGATTACCTGCTGGTCGAAGGCGCCGGCAGCGCCTCCGAAGTCAATCTCCGGCCGGGCGACATCGCCAATTTCGGCTTTGCCCGCGCCGCCACTGTGCCGGTGATCCTGATCGGCGACATTCATCGCGGCGGCGTCATCGCCTCGATCGTCGGCACTTTGGCGGTTGTCGATCCGGATGATGCGGCGCTTATCCGCGCCAGCCTCATCAACAAATTCTTCGGCGATCCGGCTTTGTTCGAAAGCGGCAAGGCCTTTCTCGAGCGCCGCACCGGCCTGCCCTGTTTCGGCCCGGTCCCACATTTTGCCGCCGCCGCCAGCTTACCCGCCGAGGATGCCCTGGCGCTCGAAACCTATTCGGGCGGGCAGGGCAGTTTCCACATCGCCGTGCCGCGCCTGCCGCGTATCGCCAATTTCGACGATCTCGATCCGCTCCGCGCCGAACCCGGCGTCACCCTGACCCTGGTGCAGCCCGGCGATCCCATACCGCGTCATGCCGACCTCGTGCTTTTGCCCGGCTCCAAGGCCACGCGAGCCGATCTCGCCGCCCTGCGCGCCAATGGCTGGGATATCGACATCCTCGCTCATCACCGCGCCGGCGGGATGGTCCTGGGCATTTGCGGCGGCTATCAGATGCTGGGCCGCACCATAGCCGACCCGGACGGCATCGAGGGGCAGCCGGGCACCAGCGCGGGGCTGGGCCTGCTCGATGTGGACACCGTGCTCGCCCCGACCAAGCACTTGCGCACCGAAACCGCCATTCATGTCGCGAGCGGCGAAGCCCTGACGGGCTACCACATGCATATGGGCGTCACCCAAGGCCCCGACCGGGCGCGGCCCTTCGCCCGGGTGGGGCATGAACCGGAAGGCGCGGTCGGCGCCGATGGGCGGGTCATGGGCACCTATCTGCATGGGCTTTTTGCCGCCGATGGGTTCCGGCGCGCCTTTCTCGGCCATGCCGCCAGCGCCGACCTCGCCTATGAAGCCGGCATTGAAACCGCCCTGGATGGCTTGGCCGCCCATCTTGAAAAACATCTCGATATCGACAAATTGCTGGCTCTCGCCACGCAAGTGGAGGTTTGA
- the cbiB gene encoding adenosylcobinamide-phosphate synthase CbiB — MESLIAPLALAVERRLGYPQKLTDTVGHPVIWFGKLIGFCETRLNTEKRTAWQRKLAGVVALGLLLLSVLIVTVGIRTILSWLPLGWFVEMLLATAFLAQKELGRAVNAVSEALRQSLAAGREAVSHVVGRDPQALDEAGVARAAVETLAESTSDGVVAPWFFLVLFGLPGIALYKAVNTADSMIGHRNERYRDYGWAAAKLDDVLNWLPARFSAVLVTIACFFTPGASPSRAWATARRDAGKHESPNAGWPEAAFAGALGFQLGGPRAYDGEVIDLPAFGTGKLALGASDIMLALLLYRRTLDVLLTVSAALAIMLLLGWH; from the coding sequence ATGGAATCGCTGATCGCGCCGCTGGCGCTCGCCGTGGAACGCCGTCTCGGCTATCCGCAGAAGTTGACCGACACGGTCGGCCACCCCGTCATCTGGTTCGGCAAGCTGATCGGCTTTTGCGAGACTCGACTGAACACTGAAAAACGCACTGCTTGGCAACGCAAGCTGGCGGGTGTCGTCGCCCTGGGCCTCTTGCTGCTTTCGGTGCTGATCGTCACTGTCGGCATCCGCACGATTTTGTCCTGGCTGCCTTTGGGCTGGTTCGTCGAAATGCTGCTGGCCACCGCTTTTTTGGCCCAGAAAGAACTGGGTCGGGCCGTCAATGCCGTTTCCGAAGCACTCCGTCAGTCCTTGGCCGCCGGGCGCGAGGCGGTCAGTCATGTCGTCGGTCGCGATCCTCAGGCCCTGGATGAAGCCGGCGTCGCCCGCGCCGCCGTGGAGACATTGGCCGAAAGCACCTCGGACGGCGTCGTCGCGCCCTGGTTCTTCCTCGTGCTGTTCGGCCTGCCCGGCATCGCGCTCTACAAGGCTGTCAATACCGCCGATTCCATGATCGGCCATCGCAACGAGCGCTATCGCGATTATGGCTGGGCCGCTGCGAAGCTCGACGATGTGCTCAATTGGCTGCCGGCGCGGTTCTCGGCGGTTCTCGTCACCATTGCCTGTTTCTTCACCCCCGGCGCCAGCCCCAGCCGCGCCTGGGCCACCGCCCGGCGCGATGCGGGAAAGCACGAATCGCCCAATGCCGGCTGGCCCGAAGCCGCCTTTGCCGGGGCGCTCGGCTTCCAGCTCGGCGGTCCCCGCGCCTATGACGGCGAAGTCATCGACCTCCCGGCCTTCGGCACCGGCAAGCTGGCGCTCGGCGCCAGCGACATCATGCTCGCTCTATTGCTCTATCGCCGTACGCTGGACGTATTGCTGACGGTGAGCGCCGCGCTCGCCATCATGCTCCTGCTTGGCTGGCATTAG
- the cobU gene encoding bifunctional adenosylcobinamide kinase/adenosylcobinamide-phosphate guanylyltransferase: MMTRHCLILGGARSGKTAFAEKVALHSGARAAYLATADILDGEMRERVSSHQVSRGNRFTTIEEPLELSHAILKAGATHDVVLVDCLTLWLTNLLIANEDVATAVGELCATLMEFRQAKIILVSNEVGLGIVPDNAMARTFRDLAGSTHQRLAEVCEDVYFIAAGLPLTMKGEAPAETA; encoded by the coding sequence ATGATGACACGACATTGCCTGATTTTGGGCGGCGCGCGCTCGGGCAAAACGGCCTTTGCCGAAAAGGTGGCGCTGCATTCAGGCGCGCGGGCGGCCTATCTGGCCACGGCCGATATCCTGGACGGCGAGATGCGGGAGCGGGTGTCCAGCCATCAGGTCTCGCGCGGCAATCGCTTCACCACTATCGAGGAGCCGCTGGAATTGTCCCACGCCATCCTCAAGGCCGGCGCGACGCATGACGTGGTATTGGTCGATTGCCTGACGCTGTGGCTCACCAATCTGCTGATCGCCAATGAAGACGTCGCCACCGCAGTGGGCGAGCTTTGCGCCACGCTGATGGAATTCCGCCAGGCCAAGATCATCCTGGTGTCCAATGAGGTCGGGCTCGGCATCGTGCCGGACAATGCCATGGCCCGCACTTTTCGCGACTTGGCCGGCTCGACCCACCAGCGGTTGGCCGAGGTCTGCGAGGATGTCTATTTCATCGCCGCAGGCTTGCCGCTGACCATGAAGGGCGAGGCCCCTGCCGAGACGGCGTAA
- a CDS encoding BadF/BadG/BcrA/BcrD ATPase family protein has translation MPRYYLGVDGGGTNCRVRLANERLETLAEVKNGRSNLQIDGGDPAYKAISDGARDVFEAAGIDYAEAANTFACFGMAGGRMDSARDDFAARRWPFAGVKVYDDIDIAHAGALGGEEGGVVIIGTGSAAMSIVGGRRYQAGGWGFHIGDQMSGAILGRELARYAVEAEDGLVEASPLTKAVIAALGGNNQAAMTWSFATDLDLKLLSRDGTEGCDDALVGRAPGEFGRLMPLWFEYLEQGDPVARKMLDIELGHVDNYVNWFKSHGASVMAIVGGLGQRLFPNLQQLYGTFVALPKYEPLHGAIILARQNFASN, from the coding sequence GTGCCGCGATATTACCTTGGCGTCGATGGTGGCGGCACCAATTGCCGCGTGCGACTCGCCAATGAGCGTCTTGAGACGCTGGCCGAGGTGAAAAACGGCCGCTCCAATCTCCAGATCGATGGGGGAGACCCGGCATATAAGGCTATCAGCGACGGCGCCCGCGATGTTTTCGAGGCCGCCGGCATCGATTATGCCGAAGCCGCCAATACCTTTGCCTGTTTCGGCATGGCCGGCGGGCGCATGGATTCGGCCCGCGATGATTTTGCCGCGCGCCGCTGGCCCTTTGCCGGCGTCAAGGTTTATGACGACATCGATATCGCCCATGCCGGCGCCCTGGGCGGCGAAGAGGGCGGCGTGGTGATCATCGGCACCGGCTCGGCCGCCATGTCCATCGTCGGCGGCAGGCGCTATCAGGCCGGCGGCTGGGGCTTCCATATCGGCGATCAGATGTCGGGAGCCATTCTGGGCCGGGAACTGGCCCGCTACGCCGTCGAGGCCGAGGATGGGCTGGTGGAAGCCTCTCCGCTCACCAAGGCGGTGATCGCGGCTTTGGGCGGCAACAACCAGGCGGCGATGACCTGGTCCTTTGCCACCGATCTCGATCTGAAGCTGCTTAGCCGCGACGGCACCGAAGGCTGCGACGATGCGCTGGTCGGCCGCGCCCCCGGCGAATTCGGCCGGCTGATGCCGCTCTGGTTCGAATATCTCGAACAGGGCGATCCGGTTGCCCGCAAGATGCTCGACATTGAATTGGGCCATGTCGACAATTATGTGAATTGGTTCAAAAGCCATGGCGCCTCCGTCATGGCGATCGTGGGCGGGCTCGGTCAGAGGCTGTTCCCGAACCTCCAGCAGCTTTACGGCACTTTCGTTGCCCTGCCCAAATACGAACCCCTGCATGGCGCGATCATTCTCGCGCGGCAGAATTTCGCCTCGAACTAA
- the zwf gene encoding glucose-6-phosphate dehydrogenase, giving the protein MSSRIIPVQPFDYVVFGATGDLTKRKLVPALYHRFMDGQFDEQSRFIGASRSKLSEAEFQQLVREALEQFVDKQYQDPETIERFVAICTYVPVDASKPDSSGDLGAALRDDPKIVRAFYLAVAPDLFEPIAEYLHAKKLYRRDARVVIEKPLGHDLASSQEINDGVAKIFKEDQVYRIDHYLGKETVQNLLALRFANTLFEPVWNSAHIDHVQLTVAESVGAGTRGYYDESGALRDMIQNHMLQLLCLVAMEPPANDDANALRDEKLKVLRALRSIANGEVGKETVRGQYRGVKSETASVASYQDELPEDKKGSRTETFVALKVHIDNWRWAGVPFYLRTGKRMAERVSEICIQFKPIPHSIFDHAEGAPKPNKLIIRLQPDEGVKLMMMIKDPGPGGMRLREVPLNLSFAETFTERTPEAYERLLMDVIRGSQALFMRRDELEAAWQWVDPIREAWNRASEPPQTYTAGTWGPSGAVALIERDGRTWYEGNN; this is encoded by the coding sequence TTGTCCAGCCGCATCATTCCCGTCCAGCCTTTCGACTATGTGGTGTTCGGCGCCACCGGCGATCTGACGAAACGCAAGCTGGTGCCGGCGCTCTATCACCGCTTCATGGACGGGCAGTTCGACGAGCAGAGCCGCTTCATCGGCGCGTCGCGTTCGAAGCTGAGCGAAGCCGAATTCCAGCAATTGGTGCGCGAGGCGCTGGAGCAATTCGTCGACAAGCAATATCAGGATCCCGAGACTATCGAGCGCTTCGTCGCGATCTGCACCTATGTGCCGGTTGATGCCAGCAAGCCCGATTCATCCGGCGATCTCGGCGCCGCCCTGCGCGACGATCCTAAAATCGTCCGCGCCTTTTATCTCGCGGTGGCGCCGGACCTGTTCGAACCCATTGCCGAATATCTCCACGCCAAGAAGCTCTATCGCCGCGATGCCCGGGTGGTGATCGAAAAGCCGCTCGGCCACGATCTGGCATCCTCGCAGGAAATCAACGATGGCGTCGCCAAGATCTTCAAGGAAGATCAGGTCTATCGCATCGACCATTATCTCGGCAAAGAGACGGTGCAGAACCTGCTGGCGCTGCGCTTCGCCAATACTTTGTTCGAGCCGGTATGGAATTCCGCTCATATCGACCATGTGCAATTGACCGTGGCCGAAAGCGTCGGCGCCGGCACGCGCGGCTATTACGACGAGAGCGGCGCGCTCCGCGACATGATCCAGAACCACATGCTGCAATTGCTCTGCCTTGTGGCCATGGAACCGCCCGCCAATGACGACGCCAATGCCCTGCGCGACGAGAAGCTCAAGGTTCTCCGCGCCCTGCGCTCCATCGCCAATGGCGAAGTCGGCAAGGAAACCGTGCGCGGCCAATATCGCGGCGTCAAGTCGGAAACCGCCTCGGTCGCCTCCTACCAGGATGAATTGCCCGAGGACAAGAAGGGCAGCCGCACCGAAACCTTTGTGGCGCTCAAGGTGCATATCGACAATTGGCGCTGGGCCGGCGTGCCCTTCTATCTGCGCACCGGCAAGCGCATGGCCGAGCGCGTCTCGGAAATCTGCATCCAGTTCAAGCCCATTCCGCACTCGATCTTCGATCATGCAGAAGGCGCGCCCAAGCCCAACAAGCTCATCATCCGCCTGCAGCCCGATGAGGGCGTCAAGCTGATGATGATGATCAAGGATCCCGGCCCCGGCGGCATGCGTTTGCGCGAAGTGCCGCTGAACCTCTCCTTCGCCGAGACGTTCACCGAACGCACGCCCGAAGCCTATGAGCGCCTGCTGATGGACGTGATCCGTGGCAGTCAGGCCCTGTTCATGCGCCGCGACGAGCTGGAAGCCGCCTGGCAATGGGTCGACCCGATCCGCGAGGCGTGGAACCGCGCCTCCGAGCCGCCTCAGACCTATACGGCCGGCACCTGGGGTCCAAGCGGCGCCGTGGCGCTGATCGAGCGCGACGGCCGCACCTGGTATGAAGGAAACAATTAG
- the pgl gene encoding 6-phosphogluconolactonase, translated as MTIDRRSFADKPTLATELAESVADRIRAAIAQRGAAAIAVSGGSTPGKFFQALGKTRDIDWDKVVVTLVDERWVDETSDRSNAGLVNEKMLQGPAASARFFPLYSGGDEPTPDAIAKTNALMAELPKPFAAVILGMGNDGHTASFFPGGDTLSEALTADGPTLAIRAPGAGEPRVTFTLPRLLETDGLYLHIEGGEKADVLDAALGDGPVEDMPIRAVLRSGAPISVYWCP; from the coding sequence ATGACCATTGACCGTCGCAGCTTCGCCGACAAGCCCACTCTCGCCACCGAACTGGCCGAGTCCGTCGCCGACCGCATCCGCGCCGCGATTGCCCAGCGCGGCGCGGCCGCCATCGCCGTCAGCGGCGGCTCCACCCCCGGAAAGTTCTTCCAGGCCCTGGGCAAGACCAGGGACATCGATTGGGACAAGGTGGTGGTGACATTGGTGGACGAGCGCTGGGTCGATGAAACCAGCGACCGCTCCAATGCCGGCCTCGTCAATGAAAAGATGCTGCAAGGCCCTGCTGCCTCGGCGCGGTTCTTTCCGCTCTATTCGGGCGGCGACGAGCCCACCCCGGACGCCATAGCCAAGACCAACGCGCTGATGGCCGAATTGCCCAAGCCGTTCGCCGCCGTCATTCTCGGCATGGGCAATGACGGGCACACCGCCAGTTTCTTCCCCGGCGGCGACACGCTGAGCGAGGCGCTGACCGCCGATGGTCCGACCTTGGCCATCCGCGCCCCCGGCGCCGGCGAACCGCGCGTCACCTTCACCCTGCCGCGCCTGCTCGAAACCGATGGCCTCTACCTTCACATCGAAGGCGGCGAAAAGGCCGATGTGCTCGACGCGGCTTTGGGCGACGGGCCGGTGGAGGATATGCCGATCCGCGCCGTGCTGCGGTCCGGCGCGCCGATTTCTGTTTACTGGTGTCCATGA
- the edd gene encoding phosphogluconate dehydratase: MNVRQAIQDVTDRIAARSRDTRRDYLDRIEAAKERGVYRGALSCGNLAHGFAACSPSEKAALAGNKTLNLGIVTSYNDMLSAHQPYQFYPDIIKQAAREIGATAQVAGGVPAMCDGVTQGQPGMDLSLFSRDVIAMSTAIALSHNMFDAGVYLGICDKIVPGLVIGALSFGHLPAVFVPAGPMPSGLPNDEKSKVRQLYMEGKVGRAELLEAESKSYHSAGTCTFYGTANSNQMLMEIMGLHLPGASFVNPGTPLRDALTREATRRALSLTKEGNNYTPIGHILDEKAIVNGLVGLHATGGSTNHTMHLIAMAAAAGIQITWDDMSDLSDATPLLARVYPNGVADVNHFHAAGGMGYLIKELLEGGYLHEDVKTVWGTGLSGYTVEAKLIDEQLTFEPSPDESALPKVLTGVKAPFQQTGGLKLLDGNLGRSVIKVSAVKPEHRVIEAPARVFHGQEGLQAAFKAGELTGDMIAVVRFSGPRALGMPELHKLTPSLGILQDRGFKVALLTDGRMSGASGKVPAAIHMTPEAVDGGPISKIRDGDMIRLDANEGTLTFLGDEKEFFSRTPATEDLRSQHSGMGRELFAGFRSLVGVADRGASVFG, translated from the coding sequence ATGAATGTCCGTCAGGCCATCCAGGACGTGACCGACCGCATTGCCGCGCGCAGCCGCGACACCAGACGCGATTACCTCGACCGGATCGAAGCCGCCAAGGAGCGAGGCGTTTATCGCGGCGCGCTGTCCTGCGGTAACCTCGCCCATGGCTTCGCCGCCTGTTCGCCGTCCGAAAAGGCGGCTTTGGCCGGCAACAAGACGCTCAATCTGGGCATCGTCACCAGCTATAACGATATGCTGAGCGCCCATCAGCCCTATCAATTCTATCCCGACATCATCAAGCAGGCGGCCCGCGAGATCGGCGCCACGGCGCAGGTCGCCGGCGGCGTGCCCGCCATGTGCGACGGCGTCACCCAGGGCCAGCCGGGCATGGACCTGTCGCTGTTCTCCCGCGACGTCATCGCCATGTCCACCGCCATCGCGCTCAGCCACAATATGTTCGACGCCGGGGTGTATCTGGGCATTTGCGACAAGATCGTCCCCGGCCTCGTCATCGGCGCCCTGAGCTTTGGACATCTGCCGGCCGTCTTTGTGCCCGCCGGCCCCATGCCCTCCGGCCTGCCCAATGACGAAAAGAGCAAGGTTCGCCAGCTCTATATGGAAGGCAAGGTCGGCCGCGCCGAATTGCTCGAAGCCGAAAGCAAGTCCTACCATTCGGCCGGCACCTGCACCTTCTACGGCACCGCCAATTCCAATCAGATGCTCATGGAAATCATGGGTCTGCACCTGCCCGGCGCCAGCTTCGTCAATCCCGGCACGCCCCTGCGCGATGCGCTGACCCGGGAAGCGACCCGCCGGGCCCTGTCGCTGACCAAGGAAGGCAATAATTACACCCCGATCGGCCACATCCTCGATGAAAAGGCCATCGTCAACGGCCTGGTCGGCCTGCACGCCACCGGCGGTTCCACCAACCACACCATGCACCTCATCGCCATGGCCGCCGCCGCCGGCATCCAGATCACCTGGGACGATATGAGCGACCTGTCCGACGCCACTCCGCTCCTGGCGCGCGTCTATCCCAATGGCGTCGCCGATGTGAACCATTTCCATGCCGCCGGCGGCATGGGCTATCTTATCAAGGAATTGCTGGAGGGCGGCTATCTCCACGAGGATGTGAAAACCGTCTGGGGCACGGGCCTGTCCGGCTATACCGTCGAGGCCAAGCTGATCGACGAGCAACTGACCTTCGAACCCTCGCCCGATGAAAGCGCCCTGCCTAAAGTGCTGACCGGCGTCAAGGCGCCGTTCCAGCAGACGGGCGGCCTCAAGCTGCTCGACGGCAATCTCGGCCGCTCGGTCATCAAGGTCTCCGCCGTCAAGCCCGAACATCGGGTGATCGAGGCGCCGGCCCGGGTCTTTCATGGCCAGGAAGGCTTGCAGGCCGCGTTCAAGGCCGGTGAATTGACCGGTGACATGATCGCGGTCGTCCGCTTCTCCGGTCCGCGCGCCCTCGGCATGCCGGAATTGCACAAGCTCACCCCTTCGCTCGGCATCCTTCAGGATCGCGGCTTCAAGGTGGCGCTGCTCACCGATGGCCGCATGTCGGGAGCCTCGGGCAAGGTGCCCGCGGCCATCCACATGACCCCCGAAGCGGTCGATGGCGGTCCGATCAGCAAGATCCGCGATGGCGACATGATCCGGCTCGACGCCAATGAGGGCACGCTGACCTTCCTTGGCGACGAAAAGGAATTCTTCTCCCGCACGCCCGCCACCGAAGATCTGCGCTCCCAGCATTCGGGCATGGGCCGCGAGCTCTTTGCCGGTTTCCGCAGCCTTGTCGGCGTGGCGGATCGCGGCGCCAGTGTTTTCGGCTGA
- the speG gene encoding spermidine N1-acetyltransferase — MSASNVVRLRPLEREDLHFVHQLDNNASVMRYWFEEPFETFAELSTLYEEHIHDQSERRFVIQLDGDSVGLVELVEINHVHRRAEFQIIIAPDHEGKGLASRAAAAAMDYGFSVLNLHKLYLIVDKDNARAIHIYEKLGFQVEGELVDEFFVNGAYRNALRMCIFQAPYLAKLREAAS, encoded by the coding sequence ATGTCCGCATCGAACGTAGTCCGCCTGCGCCCGCTGGAACGCGAGGACCTGCACTTCGTCCATCAGCTCGACAACAATGCCAGCGTGATGCGCTACTGGTTCGAAGAGCCCTTCGAAACCTTCGCCGAGTTGAGCACGCTATACGAGGAGCATATCCACGATCAGAGCGAGCGCCGCTTCGTCATCCAGCTGGATGGCGACAGTGTCGGGCTGGTCGAACTGGTCGAAATCAACCACGTGCACCGGCGCGCCGAGTTCCAGATCATCATTGCCCCCGACCATGAGGGCAAGGGCCTGGCCTCCCGCGCCGCGGCGGCGGCCATGGATTACGGCTTCAGCGTGTTGAACCTGCACAAGCTTTATCTGATCGTCGACAAGGACAATGCCCGGGCCATTCATATCTATGAAAAGCTCGGCTTTCAGGTGGAAGGCGAACTGGTCGACGAATTCTTCGTCAACGGCGCCTATCGCAACGCGTTGCGAATGTGCATTTTCCAGGCGCCCTATCTCGCCAAGCTTCGCGAAGCGGCCTCATAG